One Entomomonas asaccharolytica DNA segment encodes these proteins:
- a CDS encoding C40 family peptidase, which produces MLRMLLILGILLGISACSTNEQTTRTAPIVTAKFPASADEVSISAMSLIGTPYIWGGNTPESGFDCSGLIVYVYNNSGIKLPRTTKAMSSMATPTVKRNSLKTGDLVFFATNGGYSVSHAGIYVGDGRFVHAPSSGGVVRLNNLNESYWNKTFVLGKRIIQK; this is translated from the coding sequence ATGTTGAGGATGCTTCTTATTCTAGGGATTCTACTGGGAATTTCAGCTTGTTCTACGAATGAACAGACTACACGAACTGCTCCTATTGTTACGGCTAAATTTCCAGCCAGCGCTGACGAGGTTTCTATTAGCGCAATGAGTCTTATAGGTACACCTTATATTTGGGGCGGCAATACACCTGAGTCAGGTTTTGATTGCAGTGGTCTAATCGTCTATGTTTACAATAACTCTGGCATAAAATTACCACGTACTACTAAAGCAATGAGCAGTATGGCGACACCTACCGTAAAACGTAATTCATTAAAAACAGGTGATTTGGTGTTTTTTGCTACCAATGGTGGCTATAGTGTAAGCCATGCAGGAATTTATGTGGGTGATGGTCGTTTTGTACATGCTCCTAGTTCTGGTGGAGTGGTACGTCTTAATAATTTAAATGAAAGTTATTGGAATAAAACCTTTGTATTAGGTAAAAGAATTATTCAAAAGTGA
- a CDS encoding AI-2E family transporter, which produces MNNARSWPINLASVLIVAISLILLLPLKLLPCLIAGLLIYEIIDSITKVLQQRIAGRVARLLAVGILTIIVITALTIAFTSAFSFLMHEANHPEQLLKKLLMIIEKARNQLPESIDRYLPATAEDIKNHLSQFIMGHLAELRNFGKGAAHLFVTVLIGMVLGAIIALQPTPSPNTLRPLAEALFTRVSRFAQAFHDIVFAQIKISMLNTFFTAIFLLTVPHIFGEHLPLVKTLILLTFIVGLLPVIGNLISNTVIFIVAMSVSFWVASCVLLYLILIHKLEYFLNARIVGGQIRARAWELLIAMLVFEAAFGLAGVIAAPIYYAYLKSELRAEELV; this is translated from the coding sequence ATGAATAATGCCCGCTCATGGCCTATTAATTTAGCCAGTGTTCTGATTGTCGCTATCAGCCTTATTCTTTTGTTACCTTTAAAACTGCTACCCTGCTTAATTGCAGGCTTGCTAATTTATGAGATTATTGACTCTATCACTAAAGTACTGCAACAACGTATCGCAGGTAGAGTAGCGCGCCTTCTTGCTGTGGGTATATTAACGATTATTGTTATTACAGCCCTTACCATCGCCTTTACCAGTGCCTTCTCCTTTTTAATGCATGAAGCTAATCACCCAGAACAGCTACTGAAAAAGCTATTAATGATTATTGAAAAGGCACGGAATCAATTACCTGAAAGCATTGATCGATACCTGCCTGCTACCGCTGAAGACATTAAAAACCACCTCAGCCAATTTATTATGGGCCATCTAGCCGAACTAAGAAACTTTGGCAAAGGTGCTGCACACTTATTTGTAACGGTACTTATTGGTATGGTGCTAGGTGCTATTATTGCTTTACAACCCACACCATCACCTAATACGTTAAGACCACTGGCAGAAGCCTTATTTACCCGTGTCAGTCGTTTTGCACAAGCATTTCATGATATTGTGTTTGCTCAAATTAAAATATCAATGCTAAATACCTTCTTTACCGCTATTTTCTTACTAACCGTTCCGCATATTTTCGGTGAACATCTACCACTGGTAAAAACCCTTATTCTACTTACCTTTATTGTAGGATTATTGCCTGTTATTGGTAACCTTATTTCCAACACCGTCATCTTTATTGTCGCTATGTCGGTTTCTTTCTGGGTAGCTAGTTGTGTACTGCTCTACCTTATACTTATCCATAAGCTTGAATATTTTTTAAATGCCCGTATTGTTGGTGGGCAAATTCGCGCAAGAGCTTGGGAATTACTAATTGCAATGTTAGTCTTTGAAGCTGCTTTTGGCCTTGCAGGTGTGATTGCCGCCCCCATTTACTATGCTTACCTAAAAAGTGAATTAAGAGCTGAAGAACTTGTATAA
- a CDS encoding bifunctional O-acetylhomoserine aminocarboxypropyltransferase/cysteine synthase, whose product MKLETLAIHAGYSPEPTTHSVAVPIYQTSSYAFDDTQHGADLFNLAVPGNIYTRITNPTNAVLEQRIAALEGGIGGLALASGMAAITYAIQTITEAGDNIVSVAKLYGGTYNLLAHTLPRFGITTRFAQHDDLVGLEKLIDDRTKLIFCESIGNPAGNIVDIEALAEIAHRHGIPLVVDNTVASPALCRPFEYGADIVVHSLTKYIAGHGTSLGGMVVDSGKFPWLKYADCFPMLVNPDPSYHGVSYTETFAEAAYIARCRVIPLRNMGAVLSPFNAFQILQGAETLALRMERHCENAVKVAHYLAQHPQVSWVKYAGLPNHPEHNLAQKYMKGTPAAIMSFGIKGGVEAGAKFIDALKLVVRLVNIGDAKSLACHPASTTHRQLNAEELEKAGVSQDMIRLSIGIEHIDDILADLEQALAATQ is encoded by the coding sequence ATGAAATTAGAAACATTGGCTATTCATGCAGGTTATAGCCCTGAACCTACTACTCATTCAGTGGCAGTACCTATCTATCAAACCAGTTCGTATGCTTTTGATGATACTCAACATGGTGCAGATTTATTTAATTTAGCAGTGCCTGGCAATATTTATACGCGTATTACTAACCCTACCAATGCTGTTTTAGAACAACGTATTGCCGCTTTGGAAGGGGGAATTGGAGGGTTGGCATTAGCCTCTGGCATGGCTGCTATTACCTATGCTATTCAGACAATTACCGAGGCAGGTGACAATATTGTTTCTGTGGCTAAGCTGTATGGCGGTACTTATAATTTGTTAGCCCATACTTTACCACGCTTTGGTATAACAACACGCTTTGCTCAACATGATGATTTAGTGGGATTGGAAAAATTAATTGATGATCGTACTAAGTTAATTTTTTGCGAAAGTATTGGTAATCCAGCAGGTAATATTGTTGATATTGAGGCATTAGCGGAGATTGCTCACCGTCATGGTATCCCCTTAGTGGTTGATAATACGGTTGCAAGCCCTGCACTTTGCCGTCCATTTGAATACGGTGCGGATATTGTTGTCCATTCTTTAACAAAATATATCGCAGGGCATGGTACTTCATTGGGTGGCATGGTGGTTGATTCGGGTAAATTCCCTTGGCTTAAGTATGCAGACTGTTTCCCTATGTTGGTTAATCCTGATCCTTCTTATCATGGAGTAAGTTATACCGAAACCTTTGCTGAGGCTGCTTATATTGCTCGTTGCCGTGTTATTCCATTACGCAATATGGGGGCGGTATTATCTCCATTTAATGCTTTTCAAATTTTACAAGGGGCGGAAACCCTTGCATTACGCATGGAACGTCATTGTGAGAATGCAGTGAAGGTAGCGCATTACCTAGCGCAACATCCGCAAGTGAGCTGGGTTAAATACGCAGGTTTGCCAAATCATCCAGAGCATAATTTAGCGCAAAAGTATATGAAAGGCACGCCTGCTGCAATCATGTCGTTTGGTATTAAAGGTGGCGTTGAGGCAGGGGCTAAATTTATTGATGCGTTAAAACTGGTGGTGCGTTTAGTGAATATTGGGGACGCTAAGTCATTAGCTTGTCATCCTGCCTCTACTACTCATCGTCAATTAAATGCAGAGGAATTGGAGAAAGCAGGCGTTAGTCAAGATATGATCCGTTTATCAATAGGTATTGAGCATATTGATGATATTTTAGCCGATCTTGAACAAGCATTAGCAGCAACTCAATGA
- a CDS encoding C40 family peptidase — MKKLIILLICVFWMTGCVNRQSENQSLVASPPPSSPFDLSLNRELHYQQKDTIDTSLFGLKQAFVAQEGDFNRTQKPSNSPAINGIISRGVSLLGTPYRYGGQSVKTGFDCSGLVGYLYQKEAGVDLPRSTSQLIKVDAPRVAKTKLKPGDVLFFATGRGRQVSHTGIYIGNDNFIHSANERKGVRIDSLNNNYWNVSFVEAKRILN, encoded by the coding sequence ATGAAGAAATTAATAATTTTGTTAATTTGTGTTTTTTGGATGACGGGATGTGTTAATCGACAGAGTGAGAATCAATCACTTGTCGCTTCTCCTCCGCCTTCCTCACCTTTCGATTTGTCTCTTAATAGAGAACTGCATTATCAACAAAAAGATACCATTGACACTTCCTTATTTGGGCTTAAACAAGCATTTGTAGCACAAGAAGGGGATTTCAATCGTACTCAAAAGCCAAGTAATTCTCCTGCCATTAATGGCATTATTTCTCGCGGTGTTTCTTTATTGGGTACTCCTTACCGTTATGGTGGTCAATCAGTAAAAACAGGTTTTGATTGCAGTGGCCTTGTAGGTTACTTGTATCAAAAAGAAGCGGGTGTTGATTTACCAAGATCTACAAGCCAATTGATTAAAGTAGATGCGCCAAGAGTGGCAAAAACCAAATTAAAACCAGGCGATGTTCTGTTTTTTGCTACAGGACGTGGTCGCCAAGTTAGCCACACAGGTATTTATATTGGTAACGATAACTTTATTCACTCTGCTAACGAGCGCAAAGGTGTTCGTATTGACAGTTTAAATAACAATTATTGGAACGTTAGTTTTGTTGAAGCTAAACGAATTCTAAACTAA
- a CDS encoding COG3014 family protein codes for MLRIGYALLLMLFLVGCSTVRNYDRELTIISQQINVGDVDAALTILESNNKKEQKDLLYYFEKGELLRLKGDLQASQAAWMSANQQVQAWEDSVKVDPARYVNNFMAFLLNDKIRRYDGYDYEKVMLTTQMALNYLAMGDWSSARVAIRQTHEREAVIAKVHDLLYYKQEQIAQEKGINTQFQDLNGYPVATLNTPSVVNLKNSYQSAFSHYLAGYIYEALGDRDLAAPGYRNAIELRPDAPVLKEALKNLTSNINRPANQSDVLIIMQSGLAPKRDSLSISIPIPTNSGIIQISVSLPVINDVGYGSKFNAITVNGRNYPLTEVTSVDAMSRRALRDDLPMILIRTVTRAATRAVAQQQLNKEVSPWAGLAFGLAGALLEQADLRTWRTLPESMQIARLTLPKGKQTINLPNGTQFDVMISNNYQVVQLVQIGNKIYIP; via the coding sequence ATGTTGCGTATCGGCTATGCCCTGTTGTTGATGCTCTTTTTAGTAGGTTGTTCTACTGTCCGCAATTATGATAGAGAATTAACGATTATTAGCCAGCAAATTAATGTGGGCGATGTTGACGCTGCCTTAACTATCTTAGAGAGTAATAATAAGAAAGAGCAGAAAGATTTACTCTATTATTTTGAAAAAGGTGAATTGCTTAGGCTGAAAGGTGATTTGCAAGCTAGCCAAGCAGCATGGATGTCTGCTAATCAGCAAGTGCAAGCATGGGAAGACTCTGTAAAAGTAGATCCAGCAAGATATGTTAATAATTTTATGGCCTTTTTGTTAAATGACAAAATCAGACGTTATGATGGTTATGATTATGAAAAGGTGATGTTAACCACCCAGATGGCTCTTAATTATTTAGCTATGGGTGATTGGTCTTCTGCTCGTGTGGCTATTAGACAAACCCATGAACGGGAAGCGGTTATTGCTAAGGTGCATGATCTACTCTACTATAAACAAGAACAAATAGCGCAAGAAAAAGGCATTAATACCCAGTTTCAAGATTTAAATGGTTATCCTGTGGCTACTTTAAATACGCCCAGTGTTGTCAATTTAAAAAATAGCTATCAGAGCGCATTTAGTCATTATTTAGCAGGTTATATTTATGAGGCGCTAGGGGATAGAGATTTAGCTGCACCGGGCTATCGTAATGCGATTGAGTTAAGGCCAGATGCGCCTGTGTTAAAAGAGGCGTTAAAAAATCTTACAAGTAATATTAATCGGCCTGCTAATCAAAGTGATGTGTTGATTATTATGCAGTCTGGTCTGGCACCCAAGCGGGATTCATTGAGTATATCCATCCCTATTCCAACCAATAGTGGAATTATTCAAATATCTGTTTCATTACCTGTGATTAATGATGTGGGCTATGGCTCGAAATTTAATGCAATTACAGTGAATGGTCGAAACTATCCGTTAACAGAAGTAACCAGTGTGGATGCGATGTCTCGTCGTGCATTGCGCGATGATTTACCTATGATTTTAATAAGAACGGTTACCCGTGCTGCAACCCGTGCTGTTGCCCAACAACAGTTAAATAAAGAAGTTAGCCCTTGGGCAGGCTTGGCTTTTGGGCTAGCAGGTGCGCTTTTAGAGCAAGCGGATTTAAGAACATGGCGTACGTTGCCAGAGAGTATGCAAATAGCGCGTTTAACACTACCAAAAGGAAAGCAAACCATAAACTTACCTAATGGTACACAGTTTGATGTAATGATTAGTAATAATTATCAGGTGGTTCAGTTGGTACAAATAGGAAATAAAATTTATATACCTTAA
- a CDS encoding glutamine synthetase family protein translates to MAIEAEILQQKLANVKEVACVIADINGIPRGKMMSREGFLSGRRLQMARGILLQCIMGGYPPTHFYGADDGDVAVYPDEQHIYLLPWSAIPKALVLSDAHELNGEPSNLCSRVLLKRILQRYSQLKLEPVVATEIEFFLFDKNADPKEPFIPPAGLDGRRETGAAGFTVSANNNLQPFFQELYQAMELFGIPRDTFEHEMGTSQFELNLVHDNALLIADQTLLFKFMVKELALKHGMVAVFMAKPVEGVAGSSMHIHQSIVNKETGNNIFNDEKGEATPAFFNYIGGLQTVLGDLTPFYAPNINSFQRLNNPYYSPNNVCWSYDNRAAGLRIPVSSPEARRIENRLAGVDVNPYLAIAATLAAGLYGLENNCQPTEPSSGEIVVPDELTVPNSLFGALQRLEKSKLASGLFNQEFIDGFVATKRQELQSFFEEISPWERLYLGGQL, encoded by the coding sequence ATGGCTATTGAAGCAGAGATATTGCAGCAAAAACTGGCTAATGTAAAAGAGGTTGCCTGTGTTATAGCGGATATTAATGGTATACCTCGTGGTAAGATGATGAGTCGCGAGGGATTTCTATCAGGTCGTCGCTTACAAATGGCGCGCGGCATATTATTGCAATGTATTATGGGCGGCTATCCACCTACTCATTTTTATGGCGCGGATGATGGGGATGTGGCTGTTTATCCTGATGAGCAACATATTTATTTGTTGCCTTGGTCAGCTATTCCTAAGGCATTGGTTTTAAGTGATGCCCATGAGTTAAATGGTGAGCCATCAAATTTATGTTCTCGGGTATTGTTAAAGCGGATTCTGCAACGTTACAGCCAGTTAAAGCTTGAGCCTGTGGTGGCTACCGAAATAGAATTCTTTTTATTTGATAAAAACGCTGATCCAAAAGAGCCTTTTATACCGCCTGCTGGCTTGGATGGTAGACGTGAAACAGGGGCGGCTGGTTTTACTGTTTCAGCCAATAATAACTTACAACCCTTTTTTCAAGAGCTTTATCAGGCTATGGAGTTGTTTGGTATTCCTCGGGATACTTTTGAACATGAAATGGGAACCAGTCAGTTTGAGCTAAATTTAGTGCATGATAATGCACTACTGATTGCTGACCAGACTTTATTGTTTAAGTTTATGGTAAAAGAGTTGGCGCTAAAACATGGCATGGTAGCTGTGTTTATGGCTAAACCTGTGGAAGGGGTAGCAGGTAGCTCTATGCATATTCATCAAAGTATTGTTAATAAAGAAACGGGTAATAATATTTTTAATGATGAAAAAGGTGAAGCCACACCAGCGTTTTTTAATTATATTGGTGGTTTACAAACCGTATTAGGCGATTTAACCCCATTTTATGCGCCAAATATTAATTCTTTCCAACGCCTTAATAACCCTTATTATTCACCTAATAATGTCTGCTGGTCTTATGATAATCGTGCCGCAGGTTTACGTATTCCTGTAAGCAGTCCAGAGGCTAGACGAATAGAGAATCGTCTAGCGGGAGTTGATGTTAATCCTTATCTTGCCATTGCTGCTACTTTAGCAGCGGGTTTATATGGGTTAGAGAATAACTGTCAGCCTACTGAGCCAAGTAGCGGTGAGATTGTTGTGCCTGATGAGTTAACTGTTCCTAATTCACTGTTTGGCGCATTACAACGTTTAGAAAAAAGCAAATTAGCCAGCGGTTTGTTTAATCAAGAGTTTATAGATGGTTTCGTTGCTACTAAACGCCAAGAGTTACAAAGTTTCTTTGAAGAAATTAGCCCTTGGGAAAGGTTGTATTTAGGTGGCCAGCTTTAA
- the pepN gene encoding aminopeptidase N translates to MSNSVKTVYLKDYQAPDYLIDETHLKFELFESFTMVHAELHMRLNPSKNTEQLPELVLDGQDLELLTVAMDNVVLNSNSYTVDEKSLTLQPTKDKFVLKTTVRIHPETNTALEGLYKSNTMFCTQCEAEGFRKITYYLDRPDVMSKFTTTIEAEQQRYPILLSNGNLTAQGDEDDRHWATWQDPFKKPAYLFALVAGDLWCVEDKFITMNDREVDLRIYVEPENIGKVSHAMTSLKNSMRWDEEVYGREYDLDIFMIVAVSDFNMGAMENKGLNIFNTSCVLARPETATDMAHQRVEAVVAHEYFHNWSGNRVTCRDWFQLSLKEGFTVFRDSEFTADMNSQTVKRIEDVAFLRTHQFAEDAGPMAHPIRPDAYMEISNFYTVTIYEKGAEVVRMLHTLLGKEGFRKGTDLYFERHDGQAVTCDDFVKALADANDINLNQFKRWYSQAGTPKLEVTEHYDATTKQYSLIFKQCCPPTPNQEEKLPFVIPVAMGLLDKQGQPLPLQLVDDATTALEKVLVITEAEQTFTFENINEKPIPSLLRGFSAPVQLTFPYSKQDLLFLMAHDSDGFNRWDACQRLAIEAIQQQIANYQAGNPLTLDEGLEKAYASLLADDSLDQAMVAEMLSLPAENYLVEISDVADPEAIHIARQFIRKQLAVNLKGLFLSRYQANRDISKQTAYSPAAEHSARRSLQNMALSYLMLTEDKEVLAACIDQFNNSDNMTEQLAALTNLVNSCFEQEKQHALSAFYEQFADDPLVVDQWFAVQANSQVGDSLARVNELMAHKAFTIKNPNKVRSLIGAFANNNLTGFHQKTGAGYKFLADQVLLLNKMNPQIASRLLTPLTRWRKYDAERQQLMKAELERIMATDKLSSDVYEVVSKSLA, encoded by the coding sequence ATGAGTAACTCAGTAAAAACTGTTTATTTAAAAGATTATCAAGCACCTGATTACTTAATAGATGAAACCCATCTTAAGTTTGAGTTGTTTGAGAGCTTTACAATGGTTCATGCCGAGTTACATATGCGCCTTAACCCTAGTAAAAATACTGAGCAATTACCAGAATTAGTACTTGATGGGCAAGATTTAGAATTGCTTACAGTGGCTATGGATAATGTGGTGTTAAATAGTAATAGTTATACGGTAGATGAGAAAAGCCTCACCTTACAACCAACCAAAGATAAGTTTGTGTTAAAAACAACGGTGCGTATTCATCCTGAAACCAATACCGCTTTAGAAGGTTTGTATAAATCCAATACTATGTTCTGTACCCAGTGTGAGGCTGAAGGTTTTAGAAAAATTACTTATTATTTAGATCGGCCTGATGTAATGAGTAAATTTACTACTACTATTGAGGCAGAGCAGCAACGTTATCCTATTTTACTTTCTAATGGTAATTTAACCGCGCAGGGTGATGAAGATGATCGCCATTGGGCTACATGGCAAGATCCTTTTAAAAAGCCTGCTTATTTGTTTGCTTTAGTAGCAGGTGATTTGTGGTGTGTAGAAGATAAATTTATCACCATGAATGATCGCGAAGTGGATCTACGCATTTATGTAGAGCCTGAAAATATTGGCAAAGTAAGCCATGCTATGACCAGTCTAAAAAATTCGATGCGTTGGGATGAAGAAGTATATGGTCGTGAATATGACCTTGATATCTTTATGATCGTAGCAGTCAGCGATTTTAATATGGGCGCGATGGAGAATAAAGGGCTTAATATTTTTAATACCAGTTGTGTATTAGCGCGCCCAGAAACCGCTACCGATATGGCTCATCAACGGGTCGAAGCTGTGGTGGCACATGAGTATTTTCATAACTGGTCGGGTAATCGAGTAACCTGTAGAGATTGGTTCCAATTGTCTTTAAAAGAAGGTTTTACAGTATTTAGAGACAGTGAATTTACAGCGGATATGAATTCACAAACAGTAAAACGTATAGAAGATGTAGCTTTTTTACGTACCCATCAGTTTGCTGAAGATGCAGGGCCAATGGCACACCCAATACGACCTGATGCTTATATGGAAATTTCTAATTTCTATACGGTCACTATCTATGAAAAAGGGGCAGAAGTAGTACGTATGCTGCATACTTTGTTAGGTAAAGAGGGTTTTAGAAAGGGAACAGATTTATATTTTGAGCGCCATGATGGGCAAGCGGTGACTTGTGATGATTTTGTAAAGGCATTGGCTGATGCTAATGATATAAATTTAAACCAATTTAAACGTTGGTACAGCCAAGCAGGTACACCTAAGTTAGAGGTTACTGAACATTATGATGCGACCACTAAACAATATAGTTTAATCTTTAAACAATGCTGTCCGCCAACCCCTAATCAGGAAGAAAAATTGCCCTTTGTTATCCCTGTAGCAATGGGTTTATTAGATAAGCAAGGTCAACCTTTACCATTACAGTTGGTTGATGACGCAACTACTGCGTTAGAAAAAGTATTGGTGATTACGGAAGCAGAACAAACTTTTACCTTTGAAAATATCAATGAAAAACCAATACCTTCTTTATTAAGAGGTTTTTCTGCTCCTGTACAATTAACCTTCCCTTATAGTAAACAAGATTTATTATTTTTAATGGCACATGATAGCGATGGTTTTAATCGTTGGGATGCTTGTCAACGTTTAGCTATAGAAGCTATCCAACAACAAATAGCAAATTACCAAGCAGGTAATCCTTTAACTTTAGATGAAGGCTTGGAGAAGGCTTATGCTAGCTTGTTGGCAGATGATTCTTTAGATCAGGCGATGGTAGCTGAAATGCTATCACTACCTGCTGAGAACTATTTAGTAGAAATTAGTGATGTGGCAGATCCAGAGGCTATTCATATTGCACGTCAGTTTATTCGTAAGCAATTAGCGGTTAATTTAAAAGGCTTATTTTTAAGCCGCTACCAAGCTAATAGGGATATTTCTAAACAAACCGCATATTCTCCTGCGGCAGAGCATAGCGCTCGTCGTAGTTTGCAAAATATGGCACTCTCTTATTTAATGCTTACAGAGGATAAAGAGGTACTAGCGGCCTGTATAGACCAGTTTAATAACAGCGATAATATGACGGAACAGTTGGCAGCGTTAACAAATTTAGTGAACTCTTGTTTTGAGCAAGAAAAGCAACACGCTTTAAGCGCTTTTTATGAGCAATTTGCTGACGATCCTTTGGTAGTGGATCAATGGTTTGCTGTACAGGCAAATAGTCAAGTGGGTGATAGTTTAGCAAGAGTAAATGAGTTGATGGCGCATAAAGCCTTTACCATTAAAAACCCTAATAAGGTTCGTTCGTTAATTGGCGCTTTTGCTAATAATAACCTTACTGGTTTCCATCAAAAGACAGGAGCAGGCTATAAGTTCTTAGCGGATCAAGTATTGCTGTTGAATAAGATGAACCCACAAATTGCTTCGCGTTTATTAACGCCGCTAACTCGTTGGAGAAAGTATGATGCTGAGCGTCAGCAGTTAATGAAGGCTGAGTTAGAACGTATTATGGCGACGGATAAACTATCCAGTGATGTTTATGAAGTGGTTAGTAAAAGTTTAGCATAG
- a CDS encoding DUF2797 domain-containing protein gives MHQVLEGQLQKMQVSLPNAQDSVVQYTLCLGEHKLLLNNYLGKHIAINFTGNIFCQACHKKTPKSYGQGYCYPCFIKSAQCDICIMSPEKCHYAAGTCRNPEWGEQFCMTDHIVYLANSSGLKVGITRASQIPTRWIDQGAKQAVPIFRVATRQQSGFMEDILREHVADKTNWRQLLKGEAATLDLLAERDRILTNSHKMIAKLQATFGIQAIQPIENQQVTELNYPVQQYPTKILSHNLDKQSVVQGKLLGIKGQYLMLDTGVINIRKYTAYQVTVSVQ, from the coding sequence TTGCATCAGGTGCTAGAAGGGCAGTTGCAAAAAATGCAGGTGTCGTTGCCTAATGCTCAAGATTCAGTTGTGCAATATACTTTATGTTTGGGCGAACATAAATTGTTACTGAATAATTACTTAGGTAAACATATAGCCATTAATTTTACGGGTAATATTTTTTGTCAAGCTTGCCATAAAAAAACACCAAAAAGCTATGGGCAAGGTTATTGCTATCCTTGTTTTATTAAATCAGCACAATGCGATATTTGCATTATGAGCCCTGAAAAATGCCATTATGCAGCAGGGACTTGTCGAAACCCTGAGTGGGGTGAGCAGTTTTGTATGACAGATCATATTGTCTATCTAGCTAACTCATCAGGCTTAAAAGTTGGCATTACGCGAGCCAGTCAAATACCTACCCGTTGGATTGATCAAGGCGCCAAACAGGCAGTACCTATTTTTCGTGTGGCTACTCGGCAACAATCGGGCTTTATGGAAGATATTTTAAGAGAGCACGTAGCCGATAAAACCAATTGGCGGCAATTATTAAAAGGTGAGGCAGCAACTTTGGATTTGCTAGCTGAACGTGATCGTATTTTAACCAATAGCCATAAAATGATTGCTAAATTACAGGCTACTTTTGGTATACAGGCAATACAACCAATAGAAAATCAACAGGTTACAGAATTAAACTATCCTGTTCAACAATATCCGACTAAAATACTCAGCCATAATTTGGATAAACAATCGGTTGTACAGGGCAAATTGTTGGGAATTAAAGGCCAATATTTAATGCTGGATACAGGTGTTATAAATATTCGTAAATACACTGCTTATCAAGTTACTGTTTCTGTACAATAG
- a CDS encoding YcfL family protein — MRLHLKLIGALVMAMLMLAGCSNKHPNVVEMGKVKHIEVIEAQKSRQNGFLVIKVAVENTSRYNQNINYRFQWLDDQGYPVGNEETWKSKLIYGKQSTYINSIAPVMQAVDFRIELQEP; from the coding sequence ATGCGTCTACATTTAAAATTAATCGGTGCATTAGTGATGGCAATGCTTATGTTAGCAGGCTGTTCGAATAAGCATCCTAATGTGGTTGAAATGGGTAAGGTTAAGCATATTGAGGTCATTGAAGCGCAAAAATCTAGACAGAATGGGTTTTTGGTGATTAAAGTGGCTGTGGAAAATACGTCTCGTTATAATCAAAATATTAATTACCGTTTCCAATGGTTAGATGATCAAGGTTACCCTGTAGGTAATGAAGAAACGTGGAAAAGTAAGTTAATCTACGGTAAGCAAAGTACTTATATCAATAGTATTGCACCTGTTATGCAGGCAGTAGATTTCCGTATCGAACTTCAAGAGCCTTAA
- a CDS encoding YeaC family protein has protein sequence MTSYVEMIEKITPEIYQNLKQSVELGKWPNGKTLTAEQRETCLQAIIAWELKNLPEDERTGFIGGPGCKSQQEADHQHAEKIIIKTKTTH, from the coding sequence ATGACTTCTTATGTTGAAATGATAGAGAAAATCACTCCAGAAATATACCAGAATTTGAAGCAGTCTGTCGAATTAGGTAAATGGCCTAATGGGAAAACATTAACAGCAGAACAAAGAGAGACGTGTTTGCAGGCTATCATAGCGTGGGAGTTGAAAAATCTACCAGAAGATGAGCGTACAGGCTTTATTGGCGGACCTGGCTGCAAATCTCAACAAGAAGCAGATCATCAGCATGCTGAAAAGATAATTATTAAAACCAAGACTACCCATTAA